One Cryptomeria japonica chromosome 9, Sugi_1.0, whole genome shotgun sequence genomic window carries:
- the LOC131054165 gene encoding uncharacterized protein LOC131054165, giving the protein MVIKMQGQSVHTSCDIPLAAFYMTTPSYQGLVTLERERARVVDEQYDYIFAGYKKVAELQNEMTNSKSLNERLLTTITNDRKEIDGLKNKLIMCDDANNKLLETITSDKNKWISYEKKMKSTISELGQGKNELENDLKKSNDVIIGTEDRNLWDASKTKLEETIVEVQTKLDTVVKERNVLSQKHEDLYTSYRNDKNELKKCNDGAMKLKAKMAEDKGLWDSCRANLKGKVAQLQNEILDERKSSQKHQELLTKLRQEKIEIENKFIKINDTTKKLNAKMTEDKLLWDSCQEKLEKQVSELQNELNEARVFSQGREELCSELRQAKTDLEEKVLQLEGDLNEARILIKKHEELRSELMKEKNEMQNKVTECNDETEELKAKLAERGFLWDSSKTELEATVAGLQNELKETRLLSLKHEEVCIQLRHEKTKLEDELKDLDDTNEELHAKVTENGWLWDTCKANLEGTVIKLQKKLNETKILAHNNQVLYNEISRAKSEMETNFHQSINEAKQLKDKIAEEGHLWDISKREFEVTFAKLQNELNEARMLSQNHEDLCTQSEQEKTELENNLNQSINEIQQLKEKLAEDRHKWDSYKREFEITIAKLQNELNEARMLSQKHEDLWSQSEQEKNDLEKTLIGLQNELDETKILTVKDQELCKVLREENNRIGNKLKQCSDSIGKLNTKIKEDQLLWVCNKEDLESRVAVVQYEKETLIQEYKALWAHLRDE; this is encoded by the coding sequence GGTTACAAAAAAGTCGCGGAGCTGCAGAATGAGATGACAAATTCGAAAAGCCTGAATGAACGTTTACTGACTACAATTACCAATGATAGAAAAGAAATAGATGGGTTGAAAAACAAATTGATAATGTGTGATGATGCCAATAACAAATTGCTTGAAACAATCACTTCAGATAAAAACAAGTGGATTTCTTATGAGAAAAAGATGAAGAGTACAATTTCAGAGTTAGGGCAGGGAAAAAACGAGTTGGAAAATGATTTGAAAAAATCCAATGATGTGATTATAGGAACTGAAGATAGGAACTTGTGGGATGCTTCCAAGACAAAACTGGAAGAGACAATTGTGGAGGTACAAACTAAGCTTGACACTGTAGTGAAGGAAAGAAATGTATTGAGCCAGAAACATGAGGACTTGTACACTAGCTACAGAAATgacaaaaatgaattgaaaaaatGCAATGATGGTGCTATGAAATTAAAAGCAAAGATGGCTGAGGATAAGGGATTGTGGGATTCGTGTAGGGCGAATTTGAAAGGAAAAGTTGCACAGCTACAAAATGAGATCCTTGACGAAAGAAAATCTAGCCAGAAACACCAAGAATTGTTGACTAAATTGAGGCAAGAAAAAATTGAGATAGAAAATAAGTTCATAAAAATCAATGATACTACTAAGAAATTGAATGCAAAGATGACTGAAGATAAGCTGTTGTGGGATTCTTGTCAGGAGAAGTTGGAAAAACAGGTTTCAGAGCTACAAAATGAGCTTAATGAAGCAAGGGTATTCAGCCAAGGACGTGAAGAACTGTGCAGTGAGCTGAGACAAGCAAAAACTGATTTGGAAGAAAAAGTTTTACAGCTCGAAGGTGATCTTAATGAAGCAAGAATTTTGATTAAGAAACATGAAGAATTGCGCTCTGAATTAATGAAAGAAAAGAACGAAATGCAAAATAAGGTAACAGAATGCAATGATGAGACTGAAGAATTGAAGGCAAAATTGGCTGAACGTGGGTTCTTGTGGGATTCTTCTAAGACAGAGTTGGAAGCCACTGTTGCAGGGCTGCAAAATGAGCTCAAAGAAACAAGATTGTTGAGCCTGAAACATGAAGAAGTATGCATTCAACTAAGGCATGAGAAAACAAAATTGGAAGACGAGTTGAAAGACTTGGACGATACGAATGAGGAATTACATGCCAAAGTGACTGAAAATGGTTGGCTTTGGGATACTTGTAAGGCGAATTTAGAAGGTACAGTAATAAAGCTGCAGAAAAAGCTTAATGAAACAAAGATTCTGGCCCACAATAATCAAGTCTTATACAATGAAATAAGTAGAGCAAAAAGTGAGATGGAAACTAATTTTCATCAATCCATCAATGAAGCTAAACAATTAAAGGATAAAATAGCTGAAGAAGGGCACTTGTGGGATATATCTAAGCGAGAATTTGAAGTTACATTTGCAAAACTGCAAAATGAGCTTAATGAAGCGAGAATGTTAAGCCAGAACCATGAAGATTTGTGTACTCAATCAGAACAGGAAAAAACTGAGTTGGAAAATAATCTTAATCAATCTATTAATGAAATTCAGCAATTAAAGGAAAAATTGGCTGAAGATAGGCACAAGTGGGATAGTTATAAGAGAGAATTTGAAATTACAATTGCAAAACTGCAAAATGAGCTCAACGAAGCGAGGATGCTAAGCCAGAAGCATGAAGATTTGTGGTCTCAATCAGaacaagaaaaaaatgatttgGAAAAGACTCTTATAGGGCTACAAAATGAACTTGATGAAACAAAGATTTTGACAGTGAAAGACCAAGAGCTGTGTAAGGTGCTCAGAGAAGAAAACAATCGGATAGGAAATAAGTTGAAACAATGCAGTGACAGTATTGggaaattaaatacaaaaattaaagaAGACCAGCTATTGTGGGTTTGTAATAAGGAGGATTTGGAAAGCAGAGTTGCAGTTGTGCAGTATGAGAAAGAGACATTGATCCAGGAATATAAAGCTCTGTGGGCCCATTTAAGAGATGAATAA